In Gadus morhua chromosome 2, gadMor3.0, whole genome shotgun sequence, the DNA window TACAGGGACTGAGTTGCCTTTCCCCCCAAATCATCCGGAGCTTTCAATCGTGCATGCcgaaaaaaatctgaaaaacaaaaaaacgacaTGAACGACCCTTGCGCAGATCCGGATTGTACGTACCAGATCATATAAATAATGAGTGTCAAATACGGTAGTCTAATGCGCTTTTGAATATACTAGGAGATGTATGGTAACACAGAGAAGACATAGGGGGCTAAGTTAACATTCGTTTTTAATCAGACAAGTAGACAAATAGTACACGATATTGTCAACATTCAAATTTCactcataattatttttttgtttggcacACTAAAAAACAATGCACCTGTGTCTGAGGATCTACTTTAATACACaaacatcaaataaataaagggtCAATAGTGATCAATAGGAAGTAAATGAACGATCCACTACAGATCATACGTAGCAGATCTTAGACATTTTGCGCATGCGCAAATCCAAGAACGAATCGATGAAATGTACGATCCCCTCGCAGATTTGGATCGTAGGATTGGATCGCACAACAGATTTGTTCAAAGAGAACTAGTTATTCATGAATCACCCATGAGTAGTCTCCATTCTTTAATAGATCCATGTTTTGGAAACTTTTGCTTTTGAGGTTGTTTCCCTGTTCGATAACAGAAAGTAGGCTAGCACTCTTTCAGGGGAAGCCGGTATCCAAAACAATACTGTTGCGATACAACTGCACACTgacatgttatcaaaagcatcCCTATATTCACATTCCGCAGTGGAACACCTTGGCTTGTAGCGCCGAACGCTAACGAGATGAACGATCAATACACATAACAGGAAGTGATCATTATGTGAATGATGTTTACCGATATGGATGCAATAAGAGGGCTGTTTACTGCATGTCGAGTGGAACAAAGAAAGTTTTTTCAGAGCAAAAGTTTACTAACGGAACCCTATAAAGATGGCACATCCCTTGTCATGTGTTTTGACACATTGTTTGTGATAATTAACAACAACGGAGTAATCCATGTAGCAGGATGGGATTTGTTGTCTGGGTATTCTGTGAGAGAATGAAGGATTAAACAATGCATCTTGGCTCTGTGGTCGATTTGGGACAAAGGAGATGGGAACTATACCTTGATTAAATAATCTTCTTCAAATCTAAATGGGTTAACTTTGAATAGGTATGAAGTTGTAAGATATTCAGTATATTATTTGAACATGACAATATCGAACTCAGAAGTAAGGATATTTTACACTTTTTTCACTTACTTATTTAACAGACAAAAAGGGCGGGTATAACAAAACAATGACAAACAAACCTTGACACGAGAAAGGGACTTACACATGATGCATGGAACAGTTTTTGCCTATTGTTTACATGTGTTATGAATACATTAATCTAAGGCATAATGTTTTGCATCCATTGCTTTCCTTTTTGTATTCTCCTCTTTTCGCCATCACTTCTTTTCTTGCTCCTCAGTGGCGTCCATGTTGTCTGAACCGGAATGAAAGTCTTTCTGAAAACAATCACAATACAACAATAATACAATCAAATTACTATTTTGGCTGTTGTCTTTTTCTTACCCTAACCTGCTGTTGATGGTTGACGTCTTTCTAAAGCCACAAAATAGGTAAATAACTCgaatattttgtattatttgcaGTCGGTTGTAATTTTGACCTATCCGTCACACGAGCTATTGCATAGTCTTACGAACATACCATTTCCCTTCAAGAGCCCACCACATTATCTAGTAAGAGTGCTGTTAGATCTCAGGTCCTACATAAGCCTCTTGGTATTGACTTTACTTTATTTCCCACTTGTAGAACTAGTTCATAAACATCTCCGGCTTGTTTGATGTGCATTTGGATGATATTTGTCGTGTTTGGTAAATGTATGTGGTTGTACCCCTTGACCCCCTAGTGGTGGGTGGATTCCTTATATACCACTCAGGATTTGGTGCGGGGAAGCTTGCTCAGAAAGAAGGACCAAGATGGCGGTGCCTTGAGGAAGGCATGATGAAATGTCTCCTCGTTACTCTTGCCACTATTCAAGTGTCTAGCCAAACTTATCATTCAACCAGACAGTTTCACCCACATCCTGACGATAGCCGGGGAACGTTTGAGAACCTTTTTGAAACTGTGAACAAACAAAGCTGTATGAAGTTAACTCTGACTTGTATTCGGGGGTCACTTGAGTCAAGACGCTGAGCCAGAGGCCGTAACGTCTTCCTGGGgctgcgcgggggggggggggggggggaccttagTCATCCATTTATTTGTACATGGAAGCAAGACGTGTGGTTTAAGCTGCACGTTGCACTGGGTGGATCCTTGAGGGATCTTAAGGCCCTGTTCTCCAATGAACTGCTGCTTGGTTGGATGCCTCTGCCCAGGGTACCGTGACACCGTGGGGTTCGTCCGGGGTCTTTGTTCCCAGAGATGAAATTATATCTACTTTGTTTGGTGGCTTAGCAGTAGCATTTTGCCGACATTAGCACTACTGAGCACTACTGATGGATAGTTTGGTTTTGTAGTAGTATGGTTAAACACATATTCAACTTTGTGCTTTTTTGCCATGGCAATCGACATATACTTATCTCGACAAATAGATCCTTCAATCTGGATCCCTAAGTACAATTCAGTTGTGTTTGTGCAAATATGTAAAATTCTAATTTGTAATCTGTAAATATGAATTGAATTGAGTATCTATGCCACTCACCGCTGTTCCAGCATTTCCAGATTTCTTGAATGAGCAGGACAGCCATTTGATGTACTCTCCCCTTACCTTGAAGGTACAACCATGTAACATGGATTAATACTAAGGATAATATCATTAGTAATCTTAACTTAATGACATATAAATATTGTTGGCAGTTTTTTGGATGGTCAATTTCTATTGGAAAGTGGTAACGTGtgttgcattttcaatatttcaATATTTCACTCATAATACTATAACTAATAATATCACAATTATCAATATACCAGTTCGATAAGCATTGTCCTGTTCTTATGGTCCTGTATAAAGATGAACCATAACAAGGGTTCTTGATTTGGACCCACCTCCTTGTTGAGCAGACAGTGCACGATGAAGAGGAAGGTGCCCTGCTGGGAGTTGAGCAGGATGAAGAGCACCTGGAAGAAGAGGTTGGCCTGGTACAGGCCCAGGATCCAAGTGCAGCCCAGGATGACAGACTGGGCCAGGATCTTGAACACGATCAACCTGCAGAGACGTTCAAGAGACGCACAGCAAAGTGGATCAGGTACAGGGTGCGCCCTCTGGACCAACCACGTTACTGCACCCTCATTGGCTGGAATAGTTCCAGTGGATGtaatgacagacagacggacagacagagataacAGAGTCTGGTTGAACCTGGTGTCCTTGGACTGCGACACATCACTCTTCATGCTGGCCAGGGTGGGCCTCAGGCACACCAGGGTGGCAAAGAACAGCACCAAATTCATCTTGAATGACACAAAGGCACATTTTAGAGGAGCCCACATGTTGGCCTACAGCATAATCTCTAGGGGATCCTGATTTGGGCACAGAGAAGCAGAGGACCTCTCCTGCTTGCACAGCgcccaacaaaaaaaaaacatttgaacgtTGGCCAACGTCTATTAAACATGTTGGCCAAACCTTCACCCGACAACTACTTAGAAAAAATGAACTAAAATCATGCTTTGCCGGGTACAGCAGTAAAGAATACAAAGTAACTGGTTGCTAATGCCACGCGTCGATTAATGTCCCATCTCACAGTGTGTcaagaaatacaaatacaaataaagccAATCTACTCACACCAAGGAGAGCGACCACAGGCCCTGTCAGAGCCCAGTTGAAGCTGCGTTCTGTCGATAGCCAGCACCTACACAGTTATAAgaacaaagtgtgtgtatgtcatatACGTAACTATAGATACACATGGTCATAAGTCTGTGGGTCACTGGAAGTGCTACTCACGCCTGTGAGTCTGTGGCACCATATCCATCAGAGAACACCGCTGCAGACACGCCCAGAATCACAAACGGTGCGCCATAGCCAATCAGGTACAGCACTGGTGTGGGGAGGCCGTCCCTCTGGATGACCTGGACCTTGGAAAGTCTCCGGACCAGCAGGAAGAGCTGCAGGGCCTCCAGGAGCATCCAGGAGAAACTGGCCAGAATCAGGAAGTGGAGCACGCCGGCCATAACTTTACAAGCCACCTACAGAGACAACCAGGTTGAAGGTATTTAACCGACCCTCCTCTATGCTCTTCTTCCTCAGTACAACCTCATATGGCCTACCTTCCTATGACCTCATATCCAAGGGCGTTCCTTCCTAATACTTTTCCTTATATGGCTGACCGTCTACAACCTTGTAATTGGTTACAGTAGTTACAAACTATAGATTTCAACGTCAACAGATAAAGAGGTCGACCAAGTTTCGACCCTGTCTTGATTTTGTGGCTATGAAACTTTTTGTCATGCCCATTGTAAAATATAATGCTCATAAGGCAATACCTAAAAAGATAAGGTTGCCCACCTTCCCATTCAACACTTAGAATGCCTTCCCTCTTATTCAACACTAAGAATGCCCTCTGGGTATCATGAGAAGAGCATATATCCTCCCAGGCGGTGGATCTGTTCCCCAACTGTGTGAACAAACACCTTATTGTCAACGTATCGGTCCATCCAGAGCATCAGGAAGTGGGAGGAGGCGAGGCTGATGCAGAGGTGCAGACGGGCCGTGTTGTTGATCTTGGCGTTCCAGCTGCACAGGAGGAAGGTCACGATGGCCAGCGCAAAGAAGAACAGGCCGatggtcacacacactctgttcaGCCACTCCAGGAAGGGGTCCTCTGGAGGAGGCTGTTGAGGAACAAGACAAGAAAACGTGAAGCTTGTCAAAATATCGCGAATGGTCGTGTCGTTTAAAGCGTCACCGCTTGTAATTTGGCACTAAAACAAAACGAACACACTGTCTGCTGAACGTTTGGTCTGGAGGGACCTAAGTGCCAAAGACAGATTGGTTTGGATTGTTTTCATTCACTCTTTTTACCAAAGTATATCTGacagaaatctctctctcttgccagTGTGGCAGGGCTGGGAGGGGTTGTTGGCAGAAGTGGTGATGTGGTTCATCTGTGCAGGTGTGGCCTACAGGCTGGGCTTTGACCAACTTTCTTTCTGACTTCAGAGATTGAGATCTCCACTGTAAAACCGATTGTTTTATTAGGGACCTGTATTGTAGTGGTATGTGTCACTACGTTGGAGCAGTTTCTGCATCAAACAAGGCAGGCATGGACCCCTGTCCTTCCTGCTCCTTTGGCTCTCTTGTAGAAAATACGCATCTGTCAGCTAGAGGAGGAAAATACGGCGTCCACAGAGAACAAAGACAATACATTGAGCAGTCGAACCACCTCAGGGTGGGCTGCTTGGTACGTACGTCTCCGATCTGCAGGATGAGAGCGAAGGTGGAGAGGTGGGAACAGCTGCAAATGGTGTAGTTCTCATCGGAGTATGCCACCCAACAGCCCTTTACCGACCAGCGG includes these proteins:
- the LOC115558173 gene encoding adhesion G protein-coupled receptor E1 → MEVSGANSKSPKAVTSDGDADTGSVILDISEGLVSSLVEPSQNGTNKTLQTAVVDLSIQTFSLGCSNGESNVLSVKGISMEVNLEALAQDNNGSAAAAVLTLRDMERLLIPRFLQTKNQTEMNSDIITAFLPKTKHSNFSQPVNFTIQHKKKSEAGLVTCVYWAGKDQTAAKVDASGGEEAEASRWSVKGCWVAYSDENYTICSCSHLSTFALILQIGDPPPEDPFLEWLNRVCVTIGLFFFALAIVTFLLCSWNAKINNTARLHLCISLASSHFLMLWMDRYVDNKVACKVMAGVLHFLILASFSWMLLEALQLFLLVRRLSKVQVIQRDGLPTPVLYLIGYGAPFVILGVSAAVFSDGYGATDSQACWLSTERSFNWALTGPVVALLGMNLVLFFATLVCLRPTLASMKSDVSQSKDTRLIVFKILAQSVILGCTWILGLYQANLFFQVLFILLNSQQGTFLFIVHCLLNKEVRGEYIKWLSCSFKKSGNAGTAKDFHSGSDNMDATEEQEKK